One Luteimonas sp. MC1825 DNA segment encodes these proteins:
- a CDS encoding LysM peptidoglycan-binding domain-containing protein: MVGPVSANTQNVVGDRTSPGGFDYNRISGVEGNRNVTPEFIAQVEAMAQRLGTQPEYLLAVMSFETGGSFSPGVRNGAGSGATGLIQFMPNTARELGTSTDALARMSATDQLQYVERYFNNRSDPGELDTLEGVYTTVLYGSPRPDPNATLFSEGGAAYRMNSPLDTNRDGRITAGEATSFVRARIDGEAPPPRDTGPAPAPGGEAPAPSPSAPGGSVTVRSGDTLSGIAARNDVSLDAVLAANPQIRNPDLIYPGQTVHLPGGGGRDVTVRGGDTLTGIAARNGVSLDAVLAANPQIRNPDLIHPGQLVRIPGGGTPAPGGGNAPAPAPGQPPSGDVPTYAPYTVYSTGNAPAIAVQGPDQMQPHHDYQTAQRGGQTLEVRDVVLHRNGQSQSQQAIPSPIAGTVVSAGPMGNAGNAVVVRGDQGQLVYIFHMSSIDVRAGQRVDYGQDLGNQGSTGNSTGPHVHIEASSATIDRWVNDLLDGRFDGRRQ; encoded by the coding sequence ATGGTCGGCCCGGTATCCGCGAACACCCAGAACGTCGTCGGCGATCGCACCAGCCCCGGTGGCTTCGACTACAACCGCATCAGCGGCGTCGAAGGCAACCGCAACGTCACGCCGGAGTTCATCGCCCAGGTCGAGGCCATGGCGCAGCGCCTCGGCACGCAGCCGGAATACCTGCTGGCGGTGATGAGCTTCGAAACCGGCGGCAGCTTCAGCCCTGGCGTGCGCAACGGCGCCGGCAGCGGTGCCACCGGCCTGATCCAGTTCATGCCCAACACCGCGCGCGAGCTGGGCACGTCCACCGACGCGCTGGCGCGGATGAGCGCCACCGACCAGCTGCAGTACGTGGAGCGCTACTTCAACAACCGTTCCGACCCCGGCGAGCTCGACACCCTCGAGGGTGTCTACACCACGGTACTGTACGGAAGCCCGCGACCGGACCCGAACGCCACGCTGTTCAGCGAGGGTGGGGCGGCCTACCGCATGAACTCGCCGCTGGACACCAACCGCGACGGCCGCATCACCGCAGGTGAGGCCACCTCGTTCGTGCGCGCGCGGATCGACGGCGAAGCGCCGCCGCCGCGCGACACCGGGCCTGCCCCTGCGCCGGGCGGCGAGGCGCCCGCGCCTTCGCCATCCGCGCCGGGCGGCAGCGTCACGGTGCGCAGCGGCGACACGCTGTCGGGCATCGCGGCGCGCAACGACGTGTCGCTCGATGCCGTGCTCGCGGCCAATCCGCAGATCCGCAACCCGGACCTGATCTATCCCGGCCAGACCGTGCACCTGCCAGGCGGCGGTGGCCGGGACGTCACGGTGCGCGGCGGCGACACGCTGACGGGCATCGCTGCACGCAACGGCGTGTCGCTGGACGCGGTGCTCGCCGCGAACCCGCAGATCCGCAACCCGGACTTGATCCATCCCGGTCAGCTGGTGCGTATCCCAGGTGGCGGAACCCCGGCACCCGGCGGCGGCAACGCGCCCGCCCCGGCGCCAGGGCAACCGCCCTCGGGCGATGTCCCGACGTACGCGCCCTACACCGTGTACAGCACCGGGAACGCACCTGCCATCGCGGTGCAGGGCCCGGACCAGATGCAGCCCCACCACGACTACCAGACCGCGCAGCGCGGTGGCCAGACGCTGGAAGTGCGCGACGTGGTCCTGCACCGCAACGGCCAGTCGCAGTCGCAACAGGCCATTCCCTCGCCGATTGCCGGCACCGTGGTGTCGGCAGGCCCCATGGGCAATGCCGGCAATGCGGTGGTGGTGCGGGGCGACCAGGGCCAGCTGGTCTACATCTTCCACATGTCGAGCATCGACGTGCGTGCAGGGCAGCGCGTCGACTACGGGCAGGACCTGGGCAACCAGGGCTCGACCGGCAACTCGACCGGTCCGCACGTGCACATCGAAGCCTCGAGCGCGACCATAGACCGCTGGGTCAACGACCTCCTCGACGGACGCTTCGACGGGCGCAGGCAGTAG
- a CDS encoding FliH/SctL family protein, translating to MSADASAIASSTPVSATVGAGPRAGAGVGVFERRQFERSLGAGVVPAQAWARLEELDTLLVRVNALYDEAAAEIEAAREQGHAAGYAAGVAAAELQMTGQLAALNERRARVLGEASGRISELACAIVDRIAPGFDARSVVPALVLQAVEAAQAEQFLLIRVHPSVRESVAAGLGAVRQAHPAVGVIELVDDPSLEPASCVVVSEAGEVRAGVAQQIEAIRAALAGSAAHTARSAQ from the coding sequence ATGAGCGCAGACGCTTCAGCCATCGCCAGCAGTACGCCCGTCAGCGCGACCGTGGGCGCAGGGCCACGCGCCGGTGCCGGCGTGGGGGTGTTCGAACGCCGCCAGTTCGAGCGCTCGCTGGGTGCCGGCGTCGTGCCCGCCCAGGCCTGGGCGCGGCTGGAGGAACTCGACACCTTGCTCGTCCGCGTCAACGCGCTCTACGACGAGGCCGCGGCCGAGATCGAGGCCGCCCGCGAGCAGGGCCACGCCGCGGGCTACGCGGCCGGCGTCGCCGCGGCCGAGTTGCAGATGACCGGACAGCTCGCCGCGCTCAACGAGCGGCGCGCACGGGTGCTGGGCGAGGCGTCCGGGCGCATCTCCGAACTTGCCTGCGCGATCGTCGACCGCATCGCACCGGGCTTCGACGCCCGCAGCGTGGTGCCAGCGCTGGTGCTGCAGGCGGTGGAGGCCGCGCAGGCCGAGCAGTTCCTGCTGATCCGCGTGCACCCCTCGGTGCGCGAAAGCGTGGCCGCCGGCCTGGGTGCCGTGCGCCAGGCGCATCCGGCGGTCGGGGTGATCGAGCTGGTCGACGATCCCAGCCTCGAGCCGGCCAGCTGCGTGGTGGTGTCGGAGGCCGGCGAGGTCCGCGCCGGCGTGGCGCAGCAGATCGAGGCGATCCGCGCCGCGCTCGCAGGCAGTGCCGCGCATACGGCGAGGTCGGCGCAATGA
- a CDS encoding EscJ/YscJ/HrcJ family type III secretion inner membrane ring protein has product MKSHDRPRALRAALFALAAGAMLAACGGKPLYSQLDEGQANQIMGALIAAGIDADKNPSPSKTGWEVRVAASDFPYAMQILGAHGLPRAQFATTCEVFKKEGFASSSTEERGREVCSLQQELSDTLTRFPGVVDARVHVTLAERDPLGGSSLDSSASVAIFEQAGASVRDREADIKLLIKDAVPGLTDINKVTVKFAAAPPLPARTAQGAVALSAVSPLTLGIAAAVVLLLGLLVAFWGRLRGTTQTAKPVDQVWNG; this is encoded by the coding sequence ATGAAGTCCCACGACCGGCCGCGCGCCCTGCGCGCGGCCCTGTTCGCACTCGCGGCCGGCGCGATGCTCGCCGCCTGCGGCGGCAAGCCGTTGTACAGCCAGCTCGACGAGGGCCAGGCCAACCAGATCATGGGCGCGCTGATCGCCGCGGGCATCGATGCCGACAAGAATCCGTCGCCGTCGAAGACCGGGTGGGAGGTGCGTGTCGCGGCCTCGGACTTCCCGTACGCGATGCAGATCCTCGGCGCGCACGGCCTGCCACGGGCGCAGTTCGCGACCACCTGCGAGGTGTTCAAGAAGGAAGGGTTTGCGTCGTCGTCCACCGAGGAACGCGGGCGCGAAGTGTGCAGCCTGCAGCAGGAGCTGTCGGACACGCTGACGCGCTTCCCCGGCGTGGTCGACGCGCGCGTGCACGTCACGCTGGCCGAGCGCGACCCACTGGGCGGGTCGAGCCTGGATTCGTCGGCGTCGGTGGCGATCTTCGAACAGGCGGGCGCCAGCGTCCGCGACCGCGAGGCCGACATCAAGTTGCTGATCAAGGACGCCGTGCCCGGCCTCACCGACATCAACAAGGTCACGGTGAAATTCGCGGCCGCGCCGCCATTGCCGGCGCGCACCGCGCAGGGGGCCGTGGCACTCTCGGCGGTCAGTCCGCTGACGCTCGGCATCGCTGCGGCGGTCGTCCTGCTGCTGGGCCTGCTGGTCGCGTTCTGGGGCCGGTTGCGCGGGACCACGCAAACCGCCAAGCCCGTCGACCAGGTCTGGAACGGCTGA
- a CDS encoding FHA domain-containing protein, translated as MNVARDNGTEGGVDKVLRVVSGLHAGALRPLAAREMILIGSGDDCDMVLADAGVANHHALLSLVDGAFSLRALDAPLHVGTTMVHPGDPVELDRVQRVGLGEAAIAFGAADDPAWELLVPGGLGPRALATPAATPYLRRLPAVAAVAVLSLVSLAIFAAVMPARPEPPDPREQLQRLVPEYGIDDGRANLDLQGGLVLTGTVPDAATRERIARRIADDNIDAKLELRTGDDIAGDVSEILRGQGINARTRYLGNGDVEVSGRFEDEAALRAASFSRAMREVKGVSRVIPVNVAERSAAASAPAVPPKPVRIRVAAIVRGADPHVLSGKGDKYPVGAELPGIGTLVSITENSAHALRADGSLEKLAVERAPRPDEEVSEPQDFSNVRGEVSSMRM; from the coding sequence ATGAACGTGGCACGGGACAACGGGACGGAGGGCGGGGTCGACAAGGTGCTGCGCGTGGTCTCGGGCCTGCATGCCGGTGCGCTGCGCCCGCTGGCGGCGCGCGAGATGATCCTCATCGGCAGCGGCGACGACTGCGACATGGTGCTCGCCGACGCCGGCGTGGCCAACCACCACGCCTTGCTCAGCCTCGTCGATGGCGCGTTCTCGCTGCGCGCGCTCGACGCACCGCTGCATGTCGGTACCACCATGGTCCACCCCGGTGATCCGGTCGAGCTCGACCGCGTGCAGCGCGTGGGCCTCGGCGAGGCGGCCATCGCGTTCGGCGCCGCGGACGATCCCGCGTGGGAGCTGCTGGTGCCCGGCGGGCTGGGGCCGCGCGCGCTGGCCACGCCGGCGGCCACCCCCTACCTGCGGCGCCTGCCGGCGGTGGCCGCAGTGGCCGTGCTGTCACTGGTCTCGCTGGCGATTTTCGCCGCGGTCATGCCGGCCAGGCCCGAACCGCCCGATCCGCGCGAGCAGTTGCAGCGCCTGGTGCCCGAGTACGGCATCGATGACGGCCGTGCCAATCTCGACCTGCAGGGCGGGCTGGTGCTCACCGGAACCGTGCCCGACGCCGCCACGCGCGAGCGCATCGCGCGCCGAATCGCCGACGACAACATCGACGCCAAGCTCGAGCTGCGCACCGGCGACGACATCGCCGGCGACGTCAGCGAGATCCTCCGCGGCCAGGGCATCAACGCGCGTACGCGCTACCTCGGCAACGGCGACGTCGAGGTCAGCGGCCGCTTCGAGGACGAGGCCGCACTGCGCGCCGCGTCCTTCTCGCGCGCCATGCGCGAGGTCAAGGGCGTGAGCCGGGTCATCCCGGTGAACGTGGCCGAGCGCAGCGCGGCGGCGAGCGCGCCGGCGGTGCCGCCAAAGCCCGTGCGCATCCGGGTTGCCGCCATCGTGCGCGGCGCCGATCCGCACGTGCTGTCCGGAAAGGGCGACAAGTACCCGGTTGGCGCGGAACTGCCCGGCATCGGCACGCTGGTGTCGATCACCGAGAACAGCGCGCACGCGCTGCGCGCCGACGGCAGCCTGGAAAAGCTCGCCGTCGAACGCGCGCCGCGGCCGGACGAAGAGGTGTCGGAGCCGCAGGATTTCTCCAACGTGCGCGGCGAGGTGTCGTCGATGCGCATGTAA
- a CDS encoding FliI/YscN family ATPase, translating into MSSARSAKPLAGLAAHGAHDPLLHALAQVQSIERVGRVAEAYGTLIRATGLKAAIGELCELRNARGDGDPTFRLAAEVVGVSKSHTLLTPLGALDGVSATTEVYASGRQASVLVGDGLLGRILDAHGEAIDDLGPTGASHEMPIYAASPNPLARNLIERPFSTGVRAIDTTMTAGEGQRIGIFAVAGGGKSTLLGMLARGGDADVNIIVLVGERGREVNEFIHDNLGPQGLAKSVVVVATSDRPALERSRAAWVGTAIAEHFRDQGKRVLLLVDSVTRFARALRDVGLAVGEPPARRGFPPSVFSALPRLFERAGNNHIGSITAFYTVLAEDEDGGDPIVEEVRSILDGHIVLSRKLAAAYHYPAIDVLTSLSRTMPRVVDGAHQRAAGQLRKLLAKYQDIELLIQLGEYKRGTDPDADAAIEKIGAIRKLLQQSSTELVPFAQSADALRKLFA; encoded by the coding sequence ATGAGTTCCGCCAGGTCCGCAAAGCCGCTCGCCGGCCTGGCGGCCCACGGCGCGCATGATCCGCTGTTGCATGCCCTGGCGCAGGTGCAGTCGATCGAACGCGTCGGTCGCGTGGCCGAGGCTTACGGCACGCTGATCCGCGCCACCGGCCTGAAGGCCGCGATAGGCGAGCTGTGCGAACTGCGCAATGCGCGAGGCGACGGTGATCCCACGTTCCGGCTGGCGGCTGAAGTCGTCGGCGTGTCCAAGTCACACACCCTGCTCACCCCGCTCGGCGCACTCGACGGCGTGTCCGCGACCACCGAGGTGTATGCCAGCGGCCGGCAGGCCTCGGTGCTGGTCGGCGACGGCCTCCTCGGCCGCATCCTGGACGCCCACGGCGAGGCCATCGACGACCTTGGCCCGACCGGCGCCAGCCACGAGATGCCGATCTACGCCGCCTCGCCAAATCCGCTGGCGCGCAACCTGATCGAACGCCCGTTCTCCACCGGCGTGCGCGCCATCGACACCACGATGACCGCGGGCGAGGGCCAGCGCATCGGCATCTTCGCGGTCGCCGGAGGCGGCAAGAGCACGCTGCTGGGCATGCTGGCGCGCGGCGGCGATGCCGACGTCAACATCATCGTGCTGGTCGGCGAGCGCGGCCGCGAGGTCAACGAGTTCATCCACGACAACCTCGGCCCCCAAGGCCTGGCGAAGTCGGTGGTCGTGGTGGCCACCTCCGACCGGCCGGCGCTCGAGCGCAGCCGCGCGGCCTGGGTGGGCACCGCCATCGCCGAGCACTTCCGCGACCAGGGCAAGCGCGTGCTGCTGCTGGTCGACTCGGTCACCCGCTTCGCCCGCGCCCTGCGTGACGTGGGCCTGGCGGTCGGCGAGCCCCCGGCGCGGCGCGGCTTTCCGCCATCGGTGTTCAGCGCGCTGCCGCGGCTGTTCGAGCGCGCCGGCAACAACCACATCGGCTCGATCACCGCGTTCTACACCGTGCTGGCCGAGGACGAGGACGGCGGCGACCCGATCGTCGAGGAAGTGCGCTCGATCCTCGACGGCCACATCGTGCTGTCGCGCAAGCTGGCCGCGGCCTATCACTACCCGGCGATCGACGTGCTCACCAGCCTCAGCCGCACCATGCCGCGCGTGGTCGACGGCGCGCACCAGCGCGCGGCCGGCCAGCTGCGCAAGCTGCTGGCGAAGTACCAGGACATCGAGTTGCTGATCCAGCTGGGCGAGTACAAGCGCGGCACGGATCCCGATGCCGACGCCGCCATCGAGAAGATCGGCGCGATCCGCAAGCTGCTGCAGCAGTCGTCCACCGAACTCGTGCCGTTCGCGCAGTCCGCGGACGCGCTTCGGAAACTCTTCGCGTGA